The Halichoerus grypus chromosome 3, mHalGry1.hap1.1, whole genome shotgun sequence genome segment CCCTATTTCCTCCGAATGCTACTTTCTCCTTTGTACTCATCCATCCTGCTGGGCTGTAGGGAGAGTAATCCCACAACATAAGGGTAGTTTCTACTACTGGAAGGTCCCAGGTCCCCGGCCCTCCCATGGAAAGGCACTGGCCTTTAGAACAACAGAAGCCTGCTGGGGCCGTTGGGAAACCTTGACAATGCTTAGAGAAAATCCATCCCAAATTATCCAGGAGAGCTACTGCTTGCAAAATACTCCTGTTACATGCAAAACCAGACAGCTTTTTACTTTTAACTCATCCTCTTTACTACTTTATCTACTTTATCTATCACTTGCTGCACTTTTCTTCAAATGGCCGTCTAAAAATAACGAATTtccctcccccaaaattcatagcTAATAGAGTGAAAGGTGGATTCTTAGGTGATCACCCACAATCTAGTTTGTTGTTTAGCCAAAGATGGAGTTTGGGCAGTGTGGGCAAGGGGACAGGGATGCCTGCTTCAAGTTTTCATTGTAAGTGACACATTCAGCTGGATGCCCAATACTAAGGCATCCCTATGTAATGAGTACATGTGTTAAGTAATCACAAATAagctaatctttcttttttttttttttagagagagtgagtgtgtgtgcatgggggaggggtggggggacagagggagagagagaatctcaagcagactccatgcccagcatggagcctgacatggggctcgatctcacgaccctcagatcatgacctgagctgaaatcaagagtcagacgcttaactgactgaagcacccaggcaccccttaaataagTTAATCTTTCTtgaattttatgctattttttttctattcataacCGACAaactgactttcttttcttttttataaagattttatttatctgagagaaagagagagcatgcaccagcagggagaggggcagagagagagggagaagcagactccccgctgagcagggagcctcacacggggctcgatcctgggaccttgagatcatgacctgagccaaaggcagacacctaaacaactgagccacccaggtgccccaacaaattaATTTTCGTTTATATAGTTGGGTTTCAGTATGGATTGTTTACAGCAATCATGGTTCTCCATGTGAAATGGCTTTTGATTCAAGTTCATGGAGCGGTCTGTCAACAGGGCTGGACTGTTTACCCTAACAGTGGTGACCACAGCCTAATTTCAACCAGTGTCATTCAATATCGGACCATCTAGAAGGCTCAAGAAATTGCAGCATTTCCATCTTTCTGGGAAACAGAGACAGTGATTAGTGGCAGGTCAGCGATGAGTTATCCGTGACACAGACATTTCACCTGGTACAGATTCGGGAAACTGGAGGACTAAACCCCAAAGTTGCTTGGTATTTGCCCAGGACAAGCATTTAGGACTGGGAAGTAGACAATACCACTCTGGACGTCTGTGTTACCTGTCCCTGCACTCTGAAACTCTGAGCCACAGTTCTGAATGGCTGATGTAAGTATCTAAAATTCGCTGATCTCCAGGACACTATTTTCTCCcccagggaaagaggaagatggGGAGCAAGATGGAAAATACTCCTTTGGGGATAAAACTCCAAGTTAACCAACCATAATTTATGGAACTGTGAAAGCTGTAAAACCCCACAGTGTGTTAGCTGTAGCCCACTCTCTTGGACTTGGGAGAATCCAGAGCAGCCCTTGTTCCCCTGCATTGAGTTCTACCCCGGGTCTCCTGCAGTTGCTGCCTGCTGGCTTAGAAAGACACCACGACCTTTTACCTAATCCCAGGGCTcaaaggcaaagggagagaaaggatttACTTCACCTCCTGATTCTCCCCCACAACACAATTGCACTAAATCTAATTCCAAAATATTCTGAACCAAAACTCAGGTCTATTTGGGGGATGCTTTTAAATGAAaggatggggggcgcctgggtggctcagtcggttgagcggctgccttcggctcaggtcatgatcccggggtcctgggatcgagccccgcgtcgggctccctgctcagtggagagtctgcttctccctctccctctgcctgcctctctgcctacttgtgctctctctctctctgtcaaataaataaataaaaatcttaaaaaaataataataataaatgaaaggatggaaggaaaataaatttctggtttgGCAATTCTTAAcacctgcttttgtttttgctttgtctgTGCACTAATAAACAAGTGGATAGTATTCTtcaatatttccttctttttaagtcAGCTGCCAAACTGAGTGGTTCAAAGACACTGAGTtaggaaaagaacaaacattctacttatatttatgtattagccttaaaaatttttaatgtgttataCATACTTTATTTTGAACACACTATATTAGTACAGTAGGACATGTTTGTAACTAACCAATAAATGTGAACACTGGGGGGTACACgctcaaaaatgtttattaaggGGCTGTGTGATTAACGGGGTTTGAAGATTTGTTCTAATGATCCTACTCTTTTGTAAGTCACAGACATGCAAGAATGAATTCAAAGATAGAAGCAAAATCGGTACTTAAGTAAAAACATGGCCTTGCAACCCAGAGAAGATCTTGCCATAAAGATGACTTTACTAACTCTCCAAATCTAGTGTCTCTAAGAGGCAGGAAATGCCTGCTTCGCCAGGGGCACAAATAGTTTGGGATCAGCTTAATTACTGGTCTGTCTTTGATCTATTCCTCTTAGTTTACAACTTTCAGGGGGAGGCTGCATGCTAAACCGAGACTATTGCCTGCAGAAACTTAACAAGAATGGCAAGAAATTAACGGAACAGAAGAGACCACTTGCTCAGTACTACTCACGTCCCCCCTCTGAAAGCATCATTCCACTTTACTCTCTATTACTAATAAAACACATataatgaagtctttaaaaatacaaaagccacttttaaaaaagagggcCACTTTCTGACGAAAACTGAGGCTCATGACGCTTGGCCTACTGCACTCTTCAGTCAAGTCTGGAATCACGTTTATATGGATAGAGACATCTCTAAACAGACGGTGGTCTTCAGGCCTTTCCCCGACCTAAACATAGACAGGACAAAGCTAGTAGTTTGTCCTGAAATTTCCATTTGGCACTGGAAGGCGAAGGCCACCCTGTGAGCATGTCTGTTTTTCCCAACTTTTCTCCCTTGCTGGCCAAAACGAAAATAGATACAcctgcctacacacacacacacacacacagagctgagACAACGGGAGGAAGGATCTGCAGGCGGCTTGCAAGGAAAATGGCACGGTACCTGGGATGCTCTCTAATTTCCGTCTGagctcttcattttcttgttgcAGTGAAATAACCTCCTGCTCCAGCTCTTGGCATCTCGGACAGtagccttcctcttcctcctcttcctcctcctctggcaGAGTAGAAGAGGATGGGTGACCATGGGATTCAGAGGTCGCCGGGGAGGTCCAGCCACCTAGTGTATGCACGGGGGAGGTTGACAGAGGATCCACGTCGGCCAGGTGGCCGTACTCACTGACCGATGAGGTGTTTGGAGTCGGGAAGCTCCCCGAGAGCAGGTAATTTTGTAGGGAGTCAGTGAAAACCCTCAAAAAGGCAGAagtctgttgtttcctttgcatATATTGCATGTCTACGTCTACGTTATCTGAGGTCTGACTGTGGACCCCCTTCCCGATGGGACAGTGCTCCTGTCTTTCAGTATAACTCGAGCCTTCCTGCTTTACGCAAGAAATCATGGATTGGGAATGGTTGGAGTCCAGAAGCTTTCCTCCACAATTTAAGAGACTAAGAACTCGACTGCATTGCTGGGCAAAGGCATCCAAGATCATTCGACTCTCTGAAACACACGAAAAGACACATCAGAGACGGATAGCCAAAGACAAGGGGTAAGTGCGGTCCTCAATGTTGAGCTTAacattcaaaaatgttaaaaatatgtatttctactCTCCGTCCCAAACTAAGGTGACGAGGTAGGATGCATTAGCTTCCTATCATTCTGCAACCAGAGGGGTGCCTGAGGAgttacccccaccccctcactctgGGAAATGGCCGCACTGTGACTTTGGGCACCATACAGAGCTCTCCCTCGCTGTGGCATTAACTGGCCTGCACAGGTCTGAACTCACACCTTTGGCTTCATTAATATCCTTACTCTAATGAATCGAGCCAGCCACGGCAGACTCAATTCCTCATTGATGGGAGGGCTTACAGCAATCATTACTTCTATTTCTGGAGTGCCCTCATGCCCTTGCTATTAATCAGCTGATACAATCCCTGCCGAGAGTACGTTGCTCCCAGATGCAAACTGGAGAAAGATAAGTCCTTTTGAAGAGCTCACTAGACATCTAAGGTAAAACAAAGAGTGGCCTATAAGGCAAATGATGACAAGCCCGAAAGCAAAACGGTGTTATCCCACAACTGTGTTCActatgctttcttttcatttatctgtgaACCTGGATTTCTTGTCAAGGCCAATGTTTAGGCCAATCTGTATTAAGTATCACGTGAAAAGCAGCAGTGCCTCTTCTTAGAGCCTCTTCCATTTGACTGCCACGTCTCTTAAAATGGCATGTGTCGAGAGTGATGGTTAGTTCACAGAAACATATTCAAAAGCATATTAATCGTCAATCaatgaaaagtaaaaaccaaGTGGAAAGCAATCAGtttagaaaaacaagcaaaaaccctTCAAACTGtgaaaacatgttttcatgttGTCAAAGGGTCTTGAACATTCACCCTAAATGCGAATGTCACCAggtacattttcttctttcctgatcaCCACCCAGAACAGACTATTTATAAATACAGAGGAATACTTTATAAGGCTTACCTAGAGGTGGTGGATGCCtctcatttcctctcctccctacCCAGAATAATGGCCACAAACAAAATACTGTAGATTTTACATGCCAGTAACTATTTATGATAGAAATTTATCTAGCTACTTGCTGTCTCTGAACATGTTGATCAGCtgtatttttttgggggggggataaactttcaaaatgaaaaatagtgaGATGCTTGAGGGCTTCTATGGGGacaacaaaatatttactgaatatatgCAGGGCCTCttgtaaataaatagatcttagtTTATAGCATTTCACATTTCCTTGGCTGGGGAGGCAAGAGCACTCTGGGCAGGCTGCGAGTCCACAGGACTATTTTCTTCCTGGCATAGTGCTTTCCCACTCTTAGGAACAATATAACCCTTAGACACAGGCAGGAGGGCCCCTGCCCTAACCATCCTCCTCcatcccaccctctccccatGGTGAGGTACCCAAGATCCAGGAATTCCTTACTCAAACTGCTTCGAGGGCCTGTGCTGGACTCTTCCCTGAGCCATTCTCCCAAAGACAGACCATGGTGCCAGGGCCTGGAAGTTTGGACTGGGGCATCCATTCCTGTGTATGTGAGGTTCCTCCTAGTGGAAGatgaagctgggggtggggagagaaggccATGGGCGGGCTGAAAACTCCAAAATCAAATCTGGTCATTAAGAAGGTGTATTTATCAGGGTAGGTTGATGGGAACATACTTTATTTAACAATTTGTTAATTATTTAGATATATGATATGAAGGTCTGCATTTGTACTCTTGACCTAAATCCCACAAATATTAGGCACAGGCCTGTTTTTTATACAATGCTTTTTGAGTCCTGAAGAAAGAACCCGATGTCAAGTACAGTTTCAGGCTAGAATTGGTTGATGGGCTGGGAACTTTGTTGAAGCAGCAGCCAGGATAAAGTCCACTCGCTAACTGGGAGAAAAAGGGATGTGGATATGGGAAGTATCTTTTTACACCAAAACACTGGAATTGATGCCTCTATCCCCTGCCAGGTGGAAGGGAAGAACTGGGCCCACGATTTAAACCAAAAAGTAATGGGGAAAGACCTCAGatatttggtattatttctttacaCTGAcccaaaccaaataaacaaaGTAAACAGTTAACCGTACAAGTGGGAAGACTTATGATGTTGCATTGTCATTTTCACTTCcaggtttttgttcttttattagtAAAATCAAAGGATGATATTGATTGGGAATTTTCAATTCTAGCACACTAgcagttttcattcattttaatccTATAATCCCATTCTAGACCTGAAGTTGTATTTACTGTTTGCATTTTAATCAGCACAGTCCCAACTGATTTACATCCTATACACCTTTAACATAACCTTGATGAAAggaacaaaatatgaaaagaaaggcTAAAATAGAAGTGTCTATAAGGAATTACTCGAATATATTTGTTCAATGTCCTAAAGCACACTCAGTAGCTTTCATCATATTGATAAATCACATTAGAGTATAGATTTTAAGGGAAGAAAACCTGACTTAGGGACAAGcatgatttgttttcttaattgaaGGATAAACTCGTAATATgctgaaaaaaatcattacataaTACACTACCTTATGAAGATAATGCATTAAAGTGCTCTCAGAATATCAGAGAATAGCTACAACCATAAAACAGTTCTTgccttcagtttttaaaactgcTTCATTCTGAATTTGTTCTAAGAACTGAGATGCAAAAATAGCAACCATAAGCCTTAAAGTTGAATTTCTCCTCTTTTTGGTaccttaaaacatttaaatagtgTTTTAACATCAATACGTGGAAGAATACGATGAAAAATATTACTATTACACTTGGCAGAAAACAGCACATCTTTCTACTTACTACATATTGCAGCCAGCAATACTTCAGCTTTCCAGACAGAATATAATTAGAAATGCAAGTACTGTGCAATGCCCATTATCgctaagaaatggagaaaagttcTGTTTTCATATGAACACAAATGAATGGTCACTGACCCATGATTCTTAATTGAGCAAAGTGTGaacatgtattttgaatttttttaactgttttttttttccccctagttgcAGAATGCTCCACTCAAGTGATGGCAGGGAAGTACAAAGTCAACAGTTTACAAAGGGGCTTTAAAACTACCTACTTTATTCCTAACTTCTCTAAAAGTAAACACTGCAAAATGTTAATTAATCACGAAGCACTGTAAAGTGACCAACTGTAATTTATTTTGCTCTACTGTGCAATCTGTTGGGATGATATCATGTTGCAAACTGTGCCTAGTCTGATTCCAAAATCTGAACccgtgattatttttttaattaaaaaattcatttctagAAAATCTTCTGAATTTAAGTGgcttaaaaaattcatttctagaaattcttCTGAATTTAAGTGGTTTAATCCATCCTAAATCTGGTAAGTGAATAAGAAGAGGGATGGGAACTCGGCAATCAAACACAGGCGCCTTACTTTAAAGGCCTTCTTTGTAAGTAAAGCCTTGAATGGAATTTGCCCATCACAGCATATACCCAAGAGTATTTGTTACTATGAGGAAGATCACAGTCGTTGAGATTAGTGGTAaccttttgattttagcccagcgAAGggtgaaatatattaatattaaaaatgcaaaagcagaaaataattttttgtgatCTGCTATCATGTACCCATACGTTATATCTACCAAAAGGATTTTCAGCTTGTCCAAAATACATAATTTCCCTAAAACATTAATATAACTTCTTAAGAGAGGACTTCATGACATAGAAAATAGAAGTTAGAAAATGAAAGCATCTTTGGGAGCATCACCCTTGTCTTAAATCAATGAactatgtcttttaaaaaaaatgccatccaattttttttcataatggcAAACATCAACACAGCAAAACAGGATgcaatttttctaaataaataaatcaatgatgTGTCAAAAATTAACAGATGAGTTAATATACTCGGTGCTATCAAAACCAGATGGTGCTTCCTAATATTCATCCTGCTCAGTCAATCCCTGAATATTTTCTGGACCATCGGTATATAAAATAGGATGCTGCTATTTGTGATGGCAAACAAAAGCAATCATGCCTGCCAAGCACATACTATAACAGGCAGCATTTCAGCTCTGCTAGACAGAAAGTAATTAGAATGCTTTTAATGTCCAAAAGAATGATGCTGATAGGCTGCCACAGATGTGtagatttatgaatatttatatggTGGTTTATAGCTGACACTTTTATCAGTTGAAGAAGATAAAATATCTGCCTGACTCAAAAGCTTGACAGTCAGGTTAATAAAATCTCATTAAAGAGAATGACCTATGCAATTATATAGGATTTATTGTAATTCATTTTTGATTGTACTCTGCTTAAAGATGCAATTTCCCATTTCCTGATGCCAAATTTAGGCTGCATATCAAGATCTACGTGGGTTTTAACTCTAAGCCTCCCAGAGaggaaaaatatgcttttaaaaccATGGTATATTACCCCTTTTAAGGAAAATTATACTCTTCATGAGATTTTATAGGAATgctgaaaaatctatttttaatcacATATTTCTCCTCTCAATGGCTTATGGCTCTTAATGGCAAATAAGATACACTTCAACCTTTTCATCTTTTCACTGCATTTACTCTGGACGCTCAGTTATAGCTCTTCCATCCTTGACTCGATTCATCACATGGATGTGTTGACTATTTTCCGTTTACTAGGTAGCTGGAGCAGCTGCAATAACACTTTTGTGAGGGTGCAACAAGCAactgccacccctccccagccccctccccaataTGCTGAAATGGTGTCTGTCTGGGCACACATGCTCATTGGTTCAAAGTGGAACCACTAGTTCCTCAAAGAGCCAATCAGCTCTTCAGGTGACTGTCCCTCTGATGGCCACTCACATCTCTGTGCCCGTTAAGAGACGGCTTTGTCCATCAATGATTCATATTATGACCACAATTCATGATGTCTAGTcctatggcctttttttttttcttttcttttttgctgccAGACCATTTTCCTCACTGCATGGAAGAAACCTACCATCCAATTCCTGTCTTTCCAACAAGCACATGGCATCCTGCCCTTGGTGCTATCAAGCTTACCTCTCTATgaccttaaagaagaaaaaaagaaaagcagcagccACAGCAGCcttgagaataaaaggaaataaaaaatatagggtGTTTGAGGGGGCACCAAACAAAGCCCCCCTTCACTCTTTTAGATGCAGTGATGTTGTGATTTCCACCTGGGGACAGAGACGAAATTAACTAGGACGAAACACTGAAAGAGAACATTTACAACAAGgtgaaaaggaaaaccacacaAACTCCTTGTGGACGAAAGACAGCAAGGACACCGTCAGAGTAGGAGGGAGCACGGAAAGGACAGCAAGTGGCTGGTGTAGAAAAAAGAATGCAggaaaaagagcaggaaaaagcAAGGTTAAAACTATGGATGAAAATGGAAAGGAGGGGGCAGATTTATAGTgtataaaaggaagtaaaagattGAAAGACAGTCAACAAAGACTGAAAGGAGAAAGCAAGATGAGATTAAAGACTGAACAGGCAGATTAAAAGGGGGGGAACCCCCAGGGAACATGGTGGAACTAAGGTTATGCAAAGGGGTAGGCAAAAcatagaaaatgggaaaaagacccAAACTGGGGAGAAACAAcatataaaacaaagataaagcaGAACAAGGGAATAAACATGGGcatgaattagaagaaaataagactccaaatccagagagaaaagaacacaaaCCTTACTAAGAAGGGGAGAACACAAGAAAAATAACGGACAAAATGGAAGTGGGTGAGTAGCCTCACAATGAATATAAAACACAACAGAGTATCGGGTCAAGagcaactgaagaaaaaaaaacaacaaccaaaaaaccaaaaaccaacaaACCACCCCACAAACAATAAGAACACCTACATAAGAACCCCACTCAAAGCCGTAAAACATCTCCAAATCAGTGAGAGATATGACAGAACAAGTCTTCACTATTACCTGtaattagattttctttctcaaaaccaATCCTTCGTGCGTCAAAATATTGACAAACAACGTAACAGCACAGGCATCTATAACTCATTTAGAGACAATGCTCATATTTTCACTGGGACAAAAGCCTTGGATCCACGGATACGcagaattggggggagggggggctctaAAATGCCACGAAAGGCCTGAGCAGGAACTTTTAGTTCTCAGGAGCGAGATGAACGCGGCTCCGCGCCCTAAGGGAGCGCAGAGTGCCCTCGGGCGCAGGCCCCAGGCTGTGGCCTTTCTACCAGCCCACTCCCCGAAGCCTAACCCGAACGAGAGCTGGCTTTTCCCAGGGGGCCTCCTGCAGGCTCCCAGGGGAGAGGAGCCTAGTTCCCTGGGGTGGGCGCTCCCCACCAGGCCTTTCCTCAGGGCTGGGGCTCAGATGCTCGCGAGGCGCGGTGCAGCCCCATCCCTCCGCGCGGGGGGCGTGGGCGGCGGGCCCCGAGcgcccgggggagggggcgggacgTCCCTCTCCCTAAAGTCCGCCGCAGGGCCGAGCGCCAGGTGCACCCGCCGGGCTGGTGCAGAGGCCCCGCTCTCTTACACCCACGGGCCGGGACTCTGGGGTCGGTGGGGAAAGAGGGCCAGAGAGAGCAGAGACAGCGGGCGCACGAGAAACAGGAGCGCACAGAAAAAGAAGAGCGAGCCCAAGAGCCAGCCGAGTGGACCGCGACAGAGTAGGAACGCCTCAAAGAGGTGGTGAAAGAGAGGACCGGAAGataaggagggagagagagaaggaaaaacaagcggagaagagagataaaggaagaagtggaaggaaaaagtGCAGCAGCCCCGAGTAAAAGGAGGGCGTCCCCGAGCGCCGCCAGAGCAGCGCCAGCCTCTCCCCGAGCGGCCGCGGCCGCCACCCTGGGGTGTCCGGCGCGCGACCTCGGCGCCGAGGCTGCCTCCCCGACCCCCCGCCCGAAGGACCCCGGCCGCCGACCGCCGCCGCCCCGCTTCCTGGGCGCCGAGCCGGATCCGAGCGCGGAGCCACCTGTTAGGAGGCGCGCTCGCCGTCGGAAGCTCCGCAcgcggcggcggtggcggggAATCCTCTAGAAGTTGCTGCCCGTGCGTGGAGGCCTCAGGGTTGCGCTCCGACGCCCCGACTCTCTCTCAGCCCGGACCTCGCCGGCCCCTCTCCCCCCGCGCCCCTCCCGCCAGGCCCGGCGCGCGAAAGGGTGTCCGCCATACCCAGCTTCTGGTTCCCggggcccccacccctccccgcggCCGGGCGGGAAGGAAAGTTGCACCCAGGAGTTGGTACCTGCACTGAGCTCCAGGCTGGCGCCGTCGCTGCCTGCGCTGCTGCTGCCCGTTGCGGCCGCCGGGCCCGGGCCATACCTGACGACGGCGGCGAAGGACGAGGATGAAGAGGCGGCGGGGGACGCCGGCGGCGGCGCCGGAGTCCTCAGGTGGCCCTGGGACGCGGCGGGCGTGCAGGATGGAGACGACGatgaggcggcggcggcggcccggccGGGCCCGGGGGGGTAGGAGCTCTGCGTCTGGAACTGctgctgcggcggcggcggctcgcTGCTGCTGATGGAGACCGCGGCGTGCGGCGCGaagggcggcgggggcggcggcggcggtggccgGACGTGCGGCAGCTCCACCAGGGTGGGTCTGTCGTAGCGCTTGGCCAGCGCCGGTCTCTTGCTGGGGAACGTCTTGAGGACGCTGTAGGGGCTGCGCTGCTTGTAGATTTTGGGGACGCTGGGCCCCTCCTCCGCCGGCTGCATCTCCTCCTCCATCCTGCGCCTCGGGGCTGGTCCCCGGTCGCACGCCCCCTCCCCGCCGGGCGCCGGGCTCCGAGGGTGCCTCCGCCTCCCGCCCGCCGGCTCTGCCCGAGTGCGCGCGTGTGGGAGGGTGTGTGCCTGTGCctgggccgccgccgccgccgccactgccGCCTGTCGCTGAGGCTGGCATCGCTGAGCCCCCGCGCGGGGGGCTGCCGCCCGAGCGCTGATTGACAGGCCGCCTCGCCAATGcctggagggagaaaggaggtaaAGAGCAAGTGTTTAGGGTAATATCTGCTAATGATaatgggggcgggggcggggcctggcgtcgccgccgccgcccgtgGGGTCCGCGCGCCGGGTGTGCGCCTCCGacgaggggagggaagggaaaagccGGATCCCGAGGGCGCGCGGGTAAACAGGGCGAGGTCCCGGCCAGCGCGAGACTTTGGAGCCCCAGGTGCGGACTTGAAGCTTTTGCCGTTGCGGGCGGGGTTCAGCTTCGGAAATGAGCTCCTGGCGCCCCCTACGTGACCCCAAACTCTCGGGGTTGCACAGAGGGGCTGGTAGTAGTTGGGGCGGGGCGTGTGTGCCTTGGGAAGGTATTGCAGCCAGTTCTGCCCCTCGGGAATTGCTCCCCCAACCTTTGGAAAAGAACACCTTGAAGGTCTTGACCTAGGGTCGCTGCGCGTTGTTTGCGCGTCTGGGGGTCCGCCCACACCCAGCATGTGACCTTTGAGCTCTTGCAGATCCCACGAGCATACGGGCTCTCGGACtttcacattattttattaatttcccgTAGGGGCCCCGAGAATGTAGCAAAATCATTtaccccattctacagatgagtaaacagagGCTCCGCGAGGTAATTGCCCAAAGCCAGACACTCAGGAGTGTGTGGCTGAGTGCAGACATGCATCCAGATCATTTGAATTCATATCCTCACTTCTCATAGCACGTAGACTCTGTGCAATTGAGGGAAAAATCTGACCTGATACCTCCCTTTGGGATGGTGATTAAATACTTTCAACAGTGTCATTTGATATATAGGTAAATGTGAGAACCAAGGTGGCCCGATTGCTCGTTCCCTGTATTGCCCAGCGAGCTTCTCACTGCATCTGGGGCCACCAGGACAGTGTTTCTGGAGGACACAAAATTCCAGTAATTGTCTGAATGAGAGAAGAGCTTCTGTGGTTTGGAGGAGGATCCCCATGGAGTAGAGATGTCTTCAAATCAACAGGAGTGCCCTGGCTTCTCCCAGAGGCTCCTTGGAGTAAATCATGCCTCTCCTAGGCTGGCGCCAATGCCAGGCATACTCCCCCCTCCCAGGATTGGTTTCCAGCCTGTCCGTCTTCATTCCCCAGGTTAGGAATCTGGGTGCATCTCCTCCTTAATGTATGAGTCTCCTCTCACCACTCTGAAGTTACTTTCCTTTTCGGAGTTTTCCTTTCAGTCTTGGGAAAGTGACCCATTTTCTTCTGGGggttcaggtcctttgcctctTATTTCCCATATCTCCCTTACCTTGGAATCCTCTCTCTGCTGGTTCAGCTTCTGTGTTCTTCCACCCAggatagtctctctctctcctgcagctTCCT includes the following:
- the BEND4 gene encoding BEN domain-containing protein 4 isoform X1 — its product is MEEEMQPAEEGPSVPKIYKQRSPYSVLKTFPSKRPALAKRYDRPTLVELPHVRPPPPPPPPPFAPHAAVSISSSEPPPPQQQFQTQSSYPPGPGRAAAAASSSSPSCTPAASQGHLRTPAPPPASPAASSSSSFAAVVRYGPGPAAATGSSSAGSDGASLELSAASSSTRRNLTYTGMDAPVQTSRPWHHGLSLGEWLREESSTGPRSSLKSRMILDAFAQQCSRVLSLLNCGGKLLDSNHSQSMISCVKQEGSSYTERQEHCPIGKGVHSQTSDNVDVDMQYMQRKQQTSAFLRVFTDSLQNYLLSGSFPTPNTSSVSEYGHLADVDPLSTSPVHTLGGWTSPATSESHGHPSSSTLPEEEEEEEEEGYCPRCQELEQEVISLQQENEELRRKLESIPVPCQTVLDYLKTVLRHHNQLLAPQPADQPAEGSKQLLNNYPVYITSKQWDEAVNSSKKDGRRLLRYLIRFVFTTDELKYSCGLGKRKRSVQSGETGPERRPLDPVKVTCLREFIRMHCTSNPDWWMPSEEQINKVFSDAVGHARQGRAVGTFLHNGGSFYEGIDHQASQDEVFNKNSQDGSGD
- the BEND4 gene encoding BEN domain-containing protein 4 isoform X3, which gives rise to MEEEMQPAEEGPSVPKIYKQRSPYSVLKTFPSKRPALAKRYDRPTLVELPHVRPPPPPPPPPFAPHAAVSISSSEPPPPQQQFQTQSSYPPGPGRAAAAASSSSPSCTPAASQGHLRTPAPPPASPAASSSSSFAAVVRYGPGPAAATGSSSAGSDGASLELSAASSSTRRNLTYTGMDAPVQTSRPWHHGLSLGEWLREESSTGPRSSLKSRMILDAFAQQCSRVLSLLNCGGKLLDSNHSQSMISCVKQEGSSYTERQEHCPIGKGVHSQTSDNVDVDMQYMQRKQQTSAFLRVFTDSLQNYLLSGSFPTPNTSSVSEYGHLADVDPLSTSPVHTLGGWTSPATSESHGHPSSSTLPEEEEEEEEEGYCPRCQELEQEVISLQQENEELRRKLESIPVPCQTVLDYLKTVLRHHNQLLAPQPADQPAEGSKQLLNNYPVYITSKQWDEAVNSSKKDGRRLLRYLIRFVFTTDELKYSCGLGKRKRIH
- the BEND4 gene encoding BEN domain-containing protein 4 isoform X2 → MEEEMQPAEEGPSVPKIYKQRSPYSVLKTFPSKRPALAKRYDRPTLVELPHVRPPPPPPPPPFAPHAAVSISSSEPPPPQQQFQTQSSYPPGPGRAAAAASSSSPSCTPAASQGHLRTPAPPPASPAASSSSSFAAVVRYGPGPAAATGSSSAGSDGASLELSAESRMILDAFAQQCSRVLSLLNCGGKLLDSNHSQSMISCVKQEGSSYTERQEHCPIGKGVHSQTSDNVDVDMQYMQRKQQTSAFLRVFTDSLQNYLLSGSFPTPNTSSVSEYGHLADVDPLSTSPVHTLGGWTSPATSESHGHPSSSTLPEEEEEEEEEGYCPRCQELEQEVISLQQENEELRRKLESIPVPCQTVLDYLKTVLRHHNQLLAPQPADQPAEGSKQLLNNYPVYITSKQWDEAVNSSKKDGRRLLRYLIRFVFTTDELKYSCGLGKRKRSVQSGETGPERRPLDPVKVTCLREFIRMHCTSNPDWWMPSEEQINKVFSDAVGHARQGRAVGTFLHNGGSFYEGIDHQASQDEVFNKNSQDGSGD